In Drosophila yakuba strain Tai18E2 chromosome 2R, Prin_Dyak_Tai18E2_2.1, whole genome shotgun sequence, a single genomic region encodes these proteins:
- the LOC6529426 gene encoding phosrestin-2: MVVNFKVFKKCSPNNMITLYMNRRDFVDSVTQVEPIDGIVVLDDEYVRQNRKIFVQLVCNFRYGREDDEMIGLRFQKELTLVSQQVCPPQKQDIQLTKMQERLLKKLGSNAYPFVMQMPPSSPASVVLQQKASDESQPCGVQYFVKIFTGDSDCDRSHRRSTINLGIRKVQYAPTKQGIQPCTVVRKDFLLSPGELELEVTLDKQLYHHGEKISVNICVRNNSNKVVKKIKAMVQQGVDVVLFQNGQFRNTIAFMETSEGCPLNPGSSLQKVMYLVPTLVANCDRAGIAVEGDIKRKETALASTTLIASQDARDAFGIIVSYAVKVKLFLGALGGELCAELPFILMHPKPSRKAQLEAEGSIEA; encoded by the exons ATGGTGGTCAATTTTAAGGTGTTCAAGAAGTGTTCCCCGAACAACATGATCACGCTCTACATGAACAGGCGTGATTTTGTGGATTCCGTGACTCAGGTGGAGCCCATTG ATGGAATTGTTGTGCTGGACGATGAGTACGTGCGCCAGAACCGCAAGATTTTCGTGCAGTTGGTCTGCAATTTCCGCTACGGACGCGAGGACGACGAGATGATCGGTTTGCGGTTCCAGAAGGAACTGACCCTGGTTTCGCAGCAGGTGTGCCCGCCCCAGAAGCAGGACATCCAGCTGACCAAGATGCAGGAGCGTCTGCTGAAGAAGCTCGGCTCCAATGCCTATCCTTTCGTGATGCAGATGCCGCCCAGCTCGCCGGCCTCGGTGGTTCTCCAGCAGAAGGCCAGTGACGAGAGCCAGCCCTGCGGAGTCCAGTACTTCGTCAAGATCTTCACCGGGGACAGTGACTGCGATCGATCGCATCGCAGGAGCACCATTAACCTGGGTATCCGCAAGGTGCAATATGCACCAACCAAGCAGGGCATCCAGCCCTGCACCGTCGTCCGCAAGGACTTCCTTCTGTCGCCCGGGGAGCTCGAACTGGAGGTCACCCTCGACAAGCAGCTGTACCATCACGGCGAGAAGATCTCGGTGAACATCTGCGTGCGCAACAACTCCAACAAGGTGGTCAAGAAGATCAAGGCCATGGTGCAACAGGGCGTCGATGTGGTCCTGTTCCAGAACGGTCAGTTCCGCAACACGATCGCCTTCATGGAGACGAGCGAAGGATGTCCACTGAACCCGGGATCCAGCCTTCAGAAGGTCATGTACCTGGTGCCCACTCTGGTGGCCAATTGCGACCGCGCGGGCATCGCCGTTGAGGGGGATATTAAGCGCAAGGAAACGGCTCTGGCCTCGACAACACT taTTGCCAGTCAGGACGCGAGGGACGCCTTTGGCATAATTGTTTCATATGCTGTGAAGGTCAAGCTTTTCTTGGGCGCCTTGGGCGGCGAGCTCTGTGCTGAGCTGCCATTTATTCTGATGCACCCGAAG CCAAGTCGCAAGGCCCAACTGGAAGCCGAGGGCTCCATTGAGGCCTAA
- the LOC6529423 gene encoding uncharacterized protein LOC6529423, which produces MDFHLLMIALVLAPVFTAVHCQVACNARSGPVRQKRIVLSSPGTGALAELDTCQYRVAPWSGQVCQVRVDFERLELPQPQLNANSGVLECVDFLQIQRFRLCGRNSGQHLYLPIRQGQELKLLFRLATSLGRQSTWQVTLTQLECPRDPARGLSTSQLEVQTPTVRPIMPFLGNFLPRTIFGGQSGIGSGAGPAAQLIHSLTSPSIADLEMLAPLGCDQYYRTTTGGIVSFNFAGGVYMPNMKYSICVKGAPDNEISYKISHFELSKANSEQPGPAYDTDCRSTVLTPLRVSDYVSIADAYMVGRPELQATYYCGNGLADQELVARPPFVLRFASDSQSSGSETGFQLTYTVRRSQDSPVSTDL; this is translated from the exons ATGGATTTTCACCTGCTGATGATTGCACTCGTGCTTGCACCAGTTTTTACAGCTGTCCACTGCCAGGTGGCCTGCAATGCGAGGAGCGGCCCTGTCCGCCAGAAACGCATCGTTCTCAGCAGCCCGGGAACAGGTGCGCTGGCCGAGTTGGACACTTGCCAGTACCGCGTGGCGCCGTGGAGCGGCCAGGTGTGTCAGGTGCGCGTTGATTTCGAGCGCTTGGAgctgccgcagccgcagctgAATGCCAATTCCGGAGTGCTGGAGTGCGTCGATTTTCTGCAGATACAGCGTTTCCGGCTGTGCGGTCGCAACAGTGGTCAGCACTTGTATTTACCGATTCGGCAGGGTCAGGAGCTGAAGCTTCTGTTCCGGCTAGCCACGTCCCTCGGCAGGCAGTCCACCTGGCAGGTGACTCTCACCCAACTGGAGTGCCCCAGGGACCCCGCCAGGGGCTTAAGTACAAGCCAGCTGGAAGTGCAGACACCAACTGTGCGACCGATTATGCCCTTTTTGGGCAACTTCCTGCCGCGGACCATTTTTGGTGGACAATCTGGAATCGGCTCGGGTGCCGGTCCCGCTGCTCAGCTTATCCATTCGCTCACATCGCCTTCAATTGCGGATCTGGAGATGCTCGCTCCTCTGGGCTGTGATCAGTACTACAGGACCACCACTGGCGGTATAGTGAGCTTCAATTTTGCAGGCGGCGTCTATATGCCCAACATGAAATACTCAATTTGTGTCAAGGGAGCGCCAGACAACGAGATAAG CTACAAGATCTCACACTTTGAGCTCTCCAAGGCGAACTCCGAGCAGCCAGGACCTGCCTATGACACCGATTGCCGGAGTACAGTATTGACCCCGTTGCGCGTATCCGACTACGTGAGCATTGCCGATGCGTACATGGTCGGCAGGCCAGAGCTGCAGGCCACTTACTACTGTGGCAATGGATTGGCTGACCAGGAGCTCGTGGCCCGGCCGCCTTTTGTCCTGCGATTCGCCAGTGATTCGCAGTCCAGTGGATCTGAAACGGGCTTCCAACTGACCTACACGGTCCGCCGGTCACAGGATTCCCCAGTGTCCACAGATCTGTAA
- the LOC6529425 gene encoding protein croquemort: protein MCCSCCGVTQQKVWVFGLGTFFAVFGLLAIICWPGFIDSEIMKALPLTPTSKTFEKWEELPIPVYVYMYLWNWTNAEDVQANGVKPAFAQLGPYVYREERKKMDLEWHDNGTVTFNPRRTWFWEEELSGGKQTDLITAPHLPSLAASNQMRNSNVFLKIMFNEALNANGGHLFVTHTASEWLFEGFFDEFLNYSMSLNNPLAPEIESNEFAWFLNRNGSKDFEGPFTVHTGVGDIKEMGEIKYWKGQNHTGWYEGECGRLNGSTTDLFVPDEPKEKALTIFIPDTCRIINLEFTGQSETIQGIKGWKYEITPSTFDNGQLNGNARCWCPLESQPDNCPASGATDLGPCASGVPMYLSADHFLYADESYGSTINGFNPNYDQNNFYMIMERKMGVPLKVNANVMITLYIQPDSIIDILKGLPSFYAPLFTTASRAEIDEALASELRLALNLPAIGRYTGVGFLCLGCILIAVGVLLTIKRKWYGQAEMDKLVLKDNEETPDEPEIAANVVERNL, encoded by the exons atgtgctgcagctgctgtggGGTGACCCAACAAAAGGTCTGGGTCTTCGGTCTGGGAACCTTTTTCGCGGTCTTCGGTCTCCTGGCAATAATATGCTGGCCTGGCTTTATAGACTCGGAGATTATGAAG GCCTTGCCGCTGACACCCACTTCGAAGACTTTCGAAAAATGGGAGGAGCTGCCCATTCCAGTGTATGTCTATATGTATCTTTGGAACTGGACCAATGCCGAAGATGTGCAGGCTAATGGAGTAAAACCTGCTTTCGCGCAACTAGGACCCTATGTTTATCGAGAGGAGAGGAAGAAGATGGATCTTGAGTGGCACGACAATGGAACAGTGACCTTTAACCCCAGGAGAACTTGGTTCTGGGAGGAGGAGCTCTCCGGCGGCAAACAAACAGATTTAATTACGGCCCCACACTTGCCTTCTTTG gCTGCTTCAAACCAAATGCGGAACAGCAACGTCTTCCTGAAAATCATGTTCAACGAGGCTCTAAATGCGAATGGGGGACATCTCTTTGTGACCCACACGGCATCTGAATGGCTGTTCGAAGGTTTCTTCGACGAGTTTCTGAATTACTCCATGTCACTGAATAACCCATTGGCCCCAGAAATCGAGTCGAATGAGTTTGCCTGGTTCCTCAACCGTAATGGGTCAAAGGACTTCGAGGGTCCCTTCACTGTTCACACCGGAGTGGGTGACATCAAGGAGATGGGCGAAATTAAGTATTGGAAGGGTCAGAATCACACGGGCTGGTACGAAGGAGAATGCGGACGTCTCAATGGCAGCACAACAGACCTTTTTGTGCCCGATGAGCCCAAGGAGAAGGCTTTGACCATCTTTATTCCGGACACTTGTCGGATCATAAATCTCGAGTTTACAGGACAGAGCGAAACGATCCAGGGCATCAAGGGATGGAAGTACGAAATAACACCGAGCACTTTCGACAATGGACAGCTCAATGGTAACGCGAGGTGCTGGTGTCCTTTGGAAAGCCAACCAGATAATTGCCCTGCCAGCGGAGCCACTGACTTAGGACCCTGTGCCAGTGGAGTTCCCATGTACCTATCTGCGGATCACTTTTTGTACGCGGACGAAAGTTATGGCAGCACGATTAACGGATTCAATCCCAATTATGATCAAAACAACTTTTATATGATCATGGAGCGCAAGATGGGAGTGCCGTTGAAGGTCAATGCCAATGTGATGATTACCTTGTACATACAGCCAGACAGCATTATAGA CATACTGAAGGGCCTTCCAAGTTTCTATGCACCACTTTTCACCACTGCTAGTCGAGCCGAAATCGACGAAGCTCTTGCCTCAGAACTCAGG TTGGCGCTCAATCTGCCCGCTATAGGGAGATATACTGGAGTGGGATTCCTGTGCCTGGGCTGCATTCTTATAGCAGTTGGCGTCTTACTTACCATTAAAAGGAAGTGGTATGGTCAGGCAGAGATGGACAAACTGGTTCTGAAGGATAACGAGGAAACTCCAGATGAACCGGAAATAGCGGCCAATGTGGTTGAACGAAActtgtaa
- the LOC6529424 gene encoding protein croquemort, which yields MCCGCCSVRQQKIWVFSMGGLILAVGIFLAAAWPAVSRQWIRSLLPLAPNSFIYNRWVTTPMPLYSTVFLFNWTNPGDLNTEGVKPHFEQLGPYTFSDFKVKEDLEWNQPQVTYFGKRTWHFLPDMSNGSLEDVVIAPHFPSLTAALYSRQLRRILRKVMNFALNREGGATHMTHTAGQWLFDGYYDHLLDFVEQLHSPLLPIYNNTFGWFYERNNSKTAEGNFTVHTGRGDLSQLGDLLLWNGRNTTGFYPGECGKVNGSTGELWSPYREWDQPTTIFLPDAARYLNLFPKENLTIDGIDVWRFESTNLTLDNGQLSPDTECFCLKNRECPRNGVLDYGPPAFNGPFYMSHPHFFLTDPMYRENTTGLQPVESQHGMYVIMEPTLGIPLSLRGQLMISTKVVRDEAIDLFKNVAYDHHAPLFTMRMHAELDEGLIRLLKLALNAANIGMYTGIGLVLFGISIVVIGIFITKNNKWHNEQKPDKQVQCTQT from the exons AtgtgttgtggttgttgcaGTGTGCGCCAGCAAAAGATCTGGGTATTCTCCATGGGGGGCCTGATCCTGGCGGTTGGGATTTTTCTGGCCGCAGCCTGGCCCGCGGTATCTCGGCAATGGATTCGTAGTCTTTTGCCTTTGGCTCCCAACTCCTTTATCTACAATCGCTGGGTGACCACGCCCATGCCGCTATATAGCACAGTTTTCCTCTTTAACTGGACTAATCCGGGGGACTTGAATACAGAGGGCGTTAAGCCCCACTTTGAGCAGCTGGGACCTTACACTTTCAGCGACTTTAAGGTTAAAGAAGATTTGGAATGGAATCAGCCCCAGGTGACCTATTTCGGCAAACGCACCTGGCACTTTCTGCCGGATATGTCAAATGGATCGCTGGAGGATGTAGTTATAGCCCCACACTTTCCATCTTTG ACAGCTGCTTTGTACTCGCGCCAATTGCGCCGCATCCTGCGCAAGGTCATGAACTTTGCCCTCAATCGCGAGGGCGGCGCCACCCACATGACCCACACAGCTGGCCAATGGCTCTTTGATGGCTATTACGACCATCTGCTTGACTTCGTGGAGCAGCTGCATTCGCCTCTGCTCCCGATTTACAACAACACCTTTGGCTGGTTCTATGAGAGGAATAACTCCAAGACGGCTGAGGGAAACTTTACAGTGCACACTGGCCGTGGGGATCTCAGCCAGCTGGGAGATCTGCTCCTGTGGAATGGAAGGAACACAACCGGCTTTTATCCCGGCGAATGCGGCAAGGTGAATGGCAGCACGGGGGAGCTCTGGTCGCCGTACAGGGAGTGGGATCAGCCCACCACCATTTTCCTACCAGATGCTGCGCGGTACTTGAACTTGTTTCCCAAGGAAAACCTTACCATCGACGGCATAGATGTTTGGCGCTTTGAGTCCACCAATCTTACCCTCGATAATGGCCAGTTGTCGCCGGACACTGAGTGCTTTTGCCTCAAGAATCGCGAGTGTCCGCGCAACGGAGTCCTGGATTACGGTCCTCCCGCCTTCAATGGCCCGTTCTACATGTCGCATCCGCACTTTTTCCTCACAGATCCCATGTACAGGGAGAACACCACCGGCCTGCAGCCCGTGGAGTCCCAGCACGGCATGTATGTGATAATGGAGCCCACTCTTGGAATTCCGCTGAGCTTGAGGGGGCAGCTCATGATTAGCACGAAAGTGGTGCGCGACGAGGCCATTGA CTTGTTCAAGAACGTGGCCTATGATCATCATGCACCCCTTTTTACAATGAGAATGCATGCGGAATTAGACGAAGGGCTTATAAGACTCTTGAAG CTAGCGCTTAATGCTGCGAATATAGGAATGTATACAGGAATTGGCTTAGTTCTTTTTGGAATTTCGATAGTCGTAATTGGAATATTCatcacaaaaaataacaaatggCACAACGAACAAAAGCCCGACAAACAAGTACAATGCACTCAAACCTGA